The genomic region CTGGATCAGGCCAAGCATCAATGGCCGGTGATCATCGGTCGTATCAATCAGCAGTTGCAGCACCAGCAGGGCGACTTCCTGTTTGGCGAGCCGTCGATTGCCGACTTCGCCCTGGCGCACCCGTTGTGGTTCCTCATGGGATCGCCGGTGACCTCGCCGCTGGTGGAAACCTATCCTGCCGTGGCCGCCTGGCTGGCCCGGGTGTTGGGTTTCGGTCATGGCACGTCGAGCCAGATGAGCGCCGAGCAAGCCCTGGAAGTCGCGCGCAATGCCACGCCCGCCAACCTGCCGGAAGAAATCTTCGAAGACCCGAATGGCTTCAAGCCTGGCCAGCAGGTGACCGTCAGCGCCACCGATTACGGCACCGATCCGGTGGCTGGCGAGTTGCTGTTTGCCGGCCGCGAAGCGCTGATTCTGCGGCGCACCGATGAACGCGCCGGCACTGTGCATGTGCACGTTCCGCGCTTCGGATTTCGGATCCAACCGGCGTGACTGAAATTATTTTCAAATCAGTGTGAGGTAAACCTGTCGGCCATCCGTGTAGTGCTTGAAACTGCGATTAATTCGCATTAACAGCGTTTTTACACACGGGTTCTCAAGCATGAAGTCCAGGGCAACGTCGGCGGGTTCGGTTAAACATTGGCTGGGAGCCTCGGTATTGGCGGTTTCGGGGCTGGCGCTGCTGCCCCTGGGCGTAGCGCAGGCGGCTGAGGCGCAGCAGCAGAGCACGCTGTTCAACTTTGCCTTGGCCGC from Pseudomonas yamanorum harbors:
- a CDS encoding glutathione S-transferase N-terminal domain-containing protein — translated: MTELILHHYPQSPFAEKARLLLGFKGLSWRSVHISPVMPKPDLTALTGGYRKTPVLQVGADIYCDTALIARRLEQEKSAPALFPQGLELVSQSFAAWADSTVFSHAVSLVFQPESLAVKFAKVPPEMLQVLVADRSKLFSGGTATRVQLDQAKHQWPVIIGRINQQLQHQQGDFLFGEPSIADFALAHPLWFLMGSPVTSPLVETYPAVAAWLARVLGFGHGTSSQMSAEQALEVARNATPANLPEEIFEDPNGFKPGQQVTVSATDYGTDPVAGELLFAGREALILRRTDERAGTVHVHVPRFGFRIQPA